From the Pseudomonas baltica genome, one window contains:
- a CDS encoding DUF2868 domain-containing protein, whose product MLLADRTVLEPCVTQPSLLETSWLTEAIRLREEHAGPLEDLEANRLARHGGGSLATRIEHRATRLAQRDGVDTALRHWQQGARLALIALAVMALLSGSGLAFTALGDGLPPVNVFWALGSLLGLNVLLLLSWVLGLLLSGEHGASLGRLWLWLSDKLARDAKAAHLGPALVLLLQRHRLNRWLLGTLIHGLWLLAMLSALVIALLLLATRRYGFVWETTLLSADTFVALTQALGTLPGLLGFNVPDTDMIRASGDAAVNLEATRQAWAAWLVGVLVVYGVLPRLLLWGLCLWRWRRGCSQLRIDLDLPGYARLREVLMPSSERLGISDAAPAVWPEAQAPSGQVGNQGALVVAIELDDQHPWPPVLPATVQDAGILDSRESRQRLLDQLTRFPPARLLIACDPRRSPDRGSLALVAELARCATATRVWLLPAPMAQTLDPERLDDWHVALNALHLPHSPQPPLAWLEHGDD is encoded by the coding sequence ATGCTCTTGGCAGATCGAACAGTACTGGAACCTTGCGTGACCCAACCCTCCCTGCTGGAAACATCCTGGCTCACCGAAGCCATCCGTCTGCGCGAAGAGCATGCCGGCCCCCTTGAAGACCTCGAAGCCAACCGCCTGGCCCGCCATGGCGGCGGCTCGCTGGCCACCCGCATCGAGCACCGCGCTACTCGCTTGGCGCAACGTGACGGCGTCGACACGGCCCTGCGCCATTGGCAACAAGGCGCACGGCTGGCCCTGATCGCCCTGGCGGTGATGGCTCTGCTCAGCGGCTCCGGCCTGGCCTTTACCGCTCTGGGCGATGGCCTGCCCCCGGTCAACGTGTTCTGGGCCCTGGGCAGCCTGCTCGGCCTGAACGTGCTGTTGCTGCTGAGCTGGGTGCTGGGCTTGCTGCTCAGCGGCGAGCATGGCGCCAGCCTGGGCCGCCTGTGGCTGTGGCTCAGCGACAAACTCGCCCGCGATGCCAAGGCCGCGCACCTGGGCCCGGCGCTGGTGCTATTGCTGCAGCGCCATCGCCTCAATCGCTGGCTGCTGGGCACATTGATCCACGGCCTGTGGCTGCTGGCCATGCTCAGCGCTCTGGTCATCGCCCTGTTGCTGCTGGCGACGCGGCGCTACGGTTTCGTCTGGGAAACCACCCTGTTGAGCGCCGATACCTTCGTGGCCCTGACCCAGGCGCTGGGCACGCTGCCCGGGCTGCTGGGCTTCAACGTTCCTGATACCGACATGATCCGCGCCAGCGGCGATGCAGCGGTCAATCTGGAAGCCACCCGACAAGCCTGGGCCGCCTGGCTAGTGGGCGTGTTGGTGGTCTACGGCGTGTTGCCGCGCCTGCTGCTGTGGGGGCTGTGCCTATGGCGTTGGCGGCGCGGCTGCAGCCAGTTGCGCATCGACCTCGACCTGCCCGGTTACGCACGACTGCGCGAGGTATTGATGCCCAGCAGTGAACGCCTGGGGATCAGCGACGCCGCGCCTGCCGTCTGGCCCGAGGCTCAAGCGCCCAGCGGACAAGTCGGCAACCAAGGCGCACTGGTCGTGGCGATCGAGCTCGACGATCAACATCCCTGGCCGCCGGTATTGCCCGCTACGGTGCAGGACGCCGGCATCCTCGACAGCCGTGAATCGCGTCAACGCCTGCTCGATCAATTGACCCGCTTCCCACCTGCGCGCCTGTTGATTGCCTGCGACCCGCGCCGCTCGCCAGATCGCGGCAGCCTGGCACTGGTGGCCGAGCTGGCGCGTTGCGCCACAGCCACACGCGTCTGGCTGCTGCCCGCACCAATGGCGCAAACACTCGACCCCGAACGCCTGGATGATTGGCACGTCGCCCTGAATGCGCTGCACCTTCCCCACAGCCCACAACCACCACTGGCCTGGCTGGAGCACGGCGATGACTGA
- a CDS encoding DUF3482 domain-containing protein, giving the protein MTDRAPRPLRLAVVGHTNVGKTSLLRTLTRDVGFGEVSHRPSTTRHVEGARLSVDGEALLELYDTPGLEDAIALLDYLERLDRPGERLDGPARTERFLQGSEARQRFEQEAKVLRQLLASDAGLYVIDAREPVLAKYRDELQVLAGCGKPLLPVLNFVSAADHREADWREALARLGLHALVRFDSVAPPEDGERRLYESLALLLEHSRPALQRLIDDQQAQRVARQASATRLIAELLIDCAACRRSATQEQGPAAIEALRQAVRQREQRCVAQLLALYAFRLDDATSADLPLTDGRWGDDLFNPQTLKRLGIQLGSGVAAGAAAGAGIDLLVGGLTLGLATIAGAVAGGALQTMRGYGTRLMGKLKGQRELTVDDNVLRLLALRQQQLLAVLTRRGHAALERIEVSLPAEQTQWREGKLPESLNKARAHPQWSSLNPRARLSDGERLEALETLLQHL; this is encoded by the coding sequence ATGACTGATCGAGCACCAAGACCCCTGCGCCTCGCCGTGGTCGGCCACACCAACGTCGGCAAGACCTCGCTGCTGCGCACCCTCACCCGCGATGTCGGCTTCGGCGAAGTCTCCCATCGCCCCAGCACCACCCGCCATGTCGAGGGCGCACGCCTGTCGGTGGACGGCGAAGCGCTGCTGGAGCTGTACGATACGCCGGGGCTGGAAGATGCCATCGCCCTGCTCGACTACCTGGAGCGCCTCGACCGCCCAGGCGAACGCCTGGATGGCCCGGCGCGCACCGAGCGCTTTTTGCAAGGCAGCGAGGCGCGCCAGCGATTCGAGCAAGAAGCCAAGGTGTTGCGCCAGTTGCTGGCCTCGGACGCCGGCCTGTACGTGATCGACGCCCGCGAGCCGGTGCTGGCCAAATACCGCGACGAATTACAGGTGCTGGCAGGCTGCGGCAAGCCGCTGTTGCCGGTGCTCAACTTCGTCAGCGCGGCGGACCATCGCGAAGCCGATTGGCGCGAGGCCTTGGCCCGCCTTGGCTTGCACGCGTTGGTGCGTTTCGACAGTGTGGCGCCACCGGAAGACGGCGAGCGGCGTTTGTATGAAAGCCTGGCGCTGCTGCTGGAGCACTCGCGCCCGGCCCTGCAACGGCTGATCGACGATCAGCAAGCACAACGCGTGGCCCGACAGGCCAGTGCCACGCGCTTGATCGCCGAACTGCTGATCGACTGCGCCGCCTGCCGACGCAGTGCCACCCAGGAGCAAGGCCCGGCAGCCATCGAGGCGCTGCGTCAGGCCGTGCGCCAACGTGAACAACGCTGCGTGGCGCAGTTGCTGGCGCTGTATGCCTTCAGGCTGGACGACGCCACCAGCGCTGATTTGCCGTTGACCGACGGACGCTGGGGCGACGATTTGTTCAACCCGCAAACCCTTAAGCGACTGGGGATCCAACTGGGCAGCGGTGTCGCGGCCGGGGCAGCCGCCGGGGCGGGCATCGATCTGCTGGTGGGTGGCCTGACGCTGGGCCTGGCAACCATCGCCGGCGCGGTGGCAGGCGGCGCGCTGCAAACCATGCGCGGTTATGGCACACGACTGATGGGCAAGCTCAAGGGGCAGCGCGAACTGACCGTGGACGACAACGTGTTGCGCTTGCTCGCCCTGCGTCAGCAGCAGCTTCTGGCTGTGCTGACGCGTCGCGGCCATGCGGCCCTCGAACGTATCGAAGTGAGCCTGCCCGCCGAACAGACGCAGTGGCGTGAGGGTAAATTGCCGGAATCGTTGAACAAGGCTCGGGCGCATCCGCAATGGTCGTCGCTCAATCCTCGGGCTCGGCTCAGTGATGGGGAGCGGTTGGAGGCGCTGGAGACTCTGCTGCAGCATTTGTAG
- a CDS encoding efflux transporter outer membrane subunit — protein sequence MSGWGAAGLLACVALSACSFIPTYVRPAAPVPAQWRDQVVEQAVTPLPAWEQVFNDPQLRELIGQALEHNRDLRIAVQRIDEARAVFGVARADLFPTLGVQGATQRQQLSALDSPTGERVIGEQGRFRLGVGITAYEVDLWGRVQALRDSAGQQLLASEEDARAVQISLVGEVAATYYEALTYLGLQTQHGDLLSAGERSLQLIEKRHGQGLASELEVRQARSLVLGLAAEQASAERGYELALNRLELLTGTDLQASRLQVAALEVDQPVAPVAAGLTSTLLTRRPDIRAAEARLKSFNANIGVARAAYLPRISLTGVLGFSSPQLNRLFRGGARAWSFSPEVTVPLFDLGRRESNLALARAQRDIAVSQYERAIQQAFREVADALGARGPLQRELATQRLRVANEARRVELATLLYEEGLDSYLEVLDAQRSLSAAQQGLVRTRLAGLTNAVSLYKALGGGWSAI from the coding sequence GTGAGCGGCTGGGGCGCTGCGGGTTTGCTGGCATGTGTGGCCCTGAGTGCCTGTTCGTTTATCCCGACCTATGTGCGCCCAGCGGCGCCGGTGCCTGCCCAGTGGCGCGATCAGGTTGTCGAACAGGCCGTCACGCCCTTGCCCGCCTGGGAGCAGGTATTCAATGACCCACAGTTGCGCGAGTTGATCGGTCAGGCGCTGGAGCACAATCGGGATCTGCGCATCGCCGTGCAGCGTATCGACGAGGCGCGGGCGGTGTTTGGCGTGGCGCGTGCCGATCTGTTCCCCACCTTGGGTGTTCAGGGAGCGACCCAGCGTCAGCAGCTGTCGGCACTGGATTCACCCACCGGTGAGCGGGTGATCGGTGAGCAGGGGCGCTTTCGACTGGGCGTGGGCATTACGGCCTACGAGGTCGACCTGTGGGGGCGCGTGCAGGCCTTGCGCGACAGTGCCGGCCAGCAATTGCTGGCCAGCGAGGAGGACGCCCGGGCGGTGCAGATCAGCTTGGTGGGTGAGGTCGCGGCTACCTATTACGAGGCCCTGACCTACCTCGGCCTGCAGACACAGCACGGCGATCTGCTCAGCGCTGGGGAGCGCTCGTTGCAACTCATCGAAAAACGCCACGGGCAGGGCCTGGCCAGCGAACTGGAAGTGCGTCAGGCGCGCTCGCTGGTGTTGGGCCTGGCAGCCGAGCAGGCGAGCGCCGAGCGTGGCTACGAGCTGGCGCTCAATCGCCTGGAGCTGCTGACGGGCACCGATTTGCAAGCATCGCGATTGCAAGTGGCGGCGCTCGAGGTGGACCAGCCGGTAGCGCCGGTCGCCGCCGGGCTGACGTCGACGCTGCTGACGCGCCGCCCTGATATCCGCGCCGCCGAAGCCCGGCTCAAGTCCTTCAATGCCAACATCGGTGTGGCACGGGCGGCCTATCTGCCGCGGATCTCGCTGACCGGCGTGCTGGGTTTCAGCAGCCCGCAACTCAATCGGTTGTTTCGCGGTGGCGCGCGGGCGTGGTCGTTTTCACCGGAGGTGACCGTGCCACTGTTCGATCTGGGGCGGCGCGAGTCCAATCTGGCCTTGGCCCGGGCGCAGCGGGATATCGCCGTGTCGCAGTATGAGCGCGCGATTCAGCAGGCGTTCCGCGAGGTGGCGGATGCGCTGGGCGCCCGGGGGCCTTTGCAGCGCGAACTGGCAACCCAGCGGCTGCGAGTCGCCAATGAAGCGCGGCGCGTAGAGTTGGCGACCCTGCTGTACGAGGAGGGGTTGGACAGTTATCTGGAGGTGCTGGATGCGCAACGCAGCCTGAGCGCCGCGCAGCAGGGGTTGGTTCGCACGCGGCTGGCAGGGTTGACCAATGCGGTGTCGCTGTACAAGGCGCTGGGCGGTGGGTGGTCAGCGATATAA
- a CDS encoding peptidase domain-containing ABC transporter produces the protein MIDATLSRVRRALGKSVPVILQDEMSECGMAAIAMIAGYHGHVLSLRQMRQRCSVARDGMSLFQIIKVSETLGFACRPLKVMLDGLRQVRTPSILFWNKMHFVVLEAVERRGLRIIDPALGRRFYTWEEALPLFSGVALELVPGLHFTLQRSMPARQALSFTQVLSRNPWLLRYLIPMGLLAIVMYLGAIAAPKLFSLTIDEVVAKNDEDFLYLILYVFGAIFLFKTVAAWLRTWLDAQLRIALSQDLGIGVMAWLLRLPVGWFERRAPGDILRRTQATDRAYTQFTAGWMDMTIDAVFGLAFLCLMALINLPLAGLSLVLCLLFFGFRLLTLPIMERTHKVAIEAETARNVSLLGTVNAIESMKLYHYEAAKLARWSNQHVDTEVARAKVQRLQSMNGVVHEGLSHGHSLLVSALGAFAVLQGNNSIGDLFAFVLYKDMFMGCMLNLLDRYASLRLVQVELRRVEDIIDEPAEWAETETYLARADEQHAPLLSLQVRGGLFRYSSFERPVFMDVDLRLTAGSKVAIFGPSGCGKSTLLKVLAGFYRLEAGQFEVNGVELQRFGLQRYRQNLAYVTAHDEIIAGSVMDNITLDAERGDGIWLQTCIEQAGLLAAVQGLANGFNTLLGPTGVQLSTGQKQRLLIARALYRRPQVLLLDEPTSHLDAEARDVIIATLGLLSMLCVVVTHDRHVAQACDVVLQMRQGRLLPMPAGGLDD, from the coding sequence ATGATCGATGCAACGCTGAGCCGCGTCCGCCGCGCCTTGGGCAAATCCGTACCGGTGATCCTTCAGGACGAGATGTCCGAATGCGGCATGGCGGCCATCGCCATGATCGCCGGGTATCACGGTCATGTCCTCAGCCTGCGCCAGATGCGCCAGCGCTGCAGCGTCGCCCGCGATGGCATGTCGCTGTTTCAGATCATCAAGGTCAGCGAAACCCTGGGGTTCGCCTGCCGTCCGCTGAAGGTCATGCTCGACGGCCTGCGCCAGGTGCGTACGCCGTCCATTCTGTTCTGGAACAAGATGCACTTCGTGGTGCTGGAAGCGGTCGAGCGCCGCGGCCTGCGCATCATCGACCCGGCACTGGGTCGGCGCTTTTACACCTGGGAGGAGGCGCTGCCGTTGTTCAGTGGCGTGGCCCTTGAGCTGGTACCGGGCCTGCACTTTACCCTCCAGCGCAGCATGCCGGCGCGCCAGGCCCTGAGCTTCACCCAGGTGCTGTCGCGCAATCCCTGGCTGCTGCGCTACCTGATCCCCATGGGGCTGCTGGCCATCGTCATGTACCTGGGGGCCATTGCCGCGCCCAAGCTGTTTTCCTTGACCATCGATGAGGTCGTCGCCAAGAACGACGAGGACTTCCTCTATCTCATCCTCTACGTGTTCGGCGCCATCTTTCTGTTCAAGACCGTCGCCGCCTGGCTGCGCACCTGGCTCGACGCACAATTGCGCATTGCATTGAGCCAGGACCTGGGCATCGGCGTGATGGCCTGGTTGCTGCGCTTGCCGGTCGGTTGGTTCGAGCGCCGCGCGCCGGGGGATATTCTACGGCGCACACAAGCCACCGATCGTGCCTACACGCAGTTCACCGCAGGCTGGATGGACATGACCATCGACGCGGTATTCGGCCTCGCCTTCCTGTGCCTGATGGCGCTGATCAACCTGCCCCTGGCGGGCCTGTCACTGGTGTTGTGCCTGCTGTTCTTCGGCTTTCGGCTGTTGACCCTGCCGATCATGGAGCGCACCCACAAGGTCGCCATCGAGGCCGAAACCGCCCGCAACGTCAGCCTGCTTGGCACCGTCAACGCCATTGAGTCGATGAAGCTCTACCACTACGAGGCCGCCAAACTGGCGCGCTGGAGCAATCAGCACGTCGACACCGAAGTGGCCCGCGCCAAGGTGCAACGCCTGCAATCGATGAATGGGGTGGTGCATGAAGGGCTGTCCCATGGGCATTCCCTGCTGGTCAGTGCCCTGGGGGCCTTTGCGGTATTGCAGGGCAACAACAGCATCGGCGATCTGTTTGCCTTCGTGCTCTACAAGGACATGTTCATGGGCTGCATGCTCAACCTGCTGGACCGCTATGCCAGCCTGCGCCTGGTGCAGGTGGAACTGCGCCGCGTCGAAGACATCATCGACGAGCCGGCCGAATGGGCTGAAACCGAGACCTACCTCGCCCGCGCCGACGAGCAGCACGCCCCGTTGCTGTCGCTGCAGGTGCGAGGCGGCCTGTTTCGCTACAGCAGCTTCGAGCGGCCGGTGTTCATGGACGTCGATCTGCGTTTGACGGCGGGCAGCAAGGTAGCGATCTTCGGGCCGTCGGGCTGCGGCAAGAGCACCCTGCTCAAGGTGCTGGCGGGATTCTATCGGCTCGAGGCCGGGCAGTTCGAGGTCAACGGCGTCGAGCTGCAACGGTTCGGCTTGCAGCGCTATCGGCAAAACCTTGCTTACGTGACGGCCCACGACGAGATCATTGCCGGCAGCGTGATGGACAACATCACTCTGGATGCCGAGCGCGGTGATGGCATCTGGCTGCAGACGTGCATCGAGCAGGCGGGCCTGCTGGCGGCGGTGCAGGGGCTGGCCAATGGCTTTAACACCTTGCTGGGGCCGACCGGCGTGCAGTTGTCGACCGGGCAGAAGCAACGGCTGTTGATCGCCCGCGCGCTGTACCGACGCCCCCAAGTGCTGCTGCTCGACGAGCCCACTTCCCATCTGGATGCCGAGGCCCGGGACGTGATCATCGCCACCCTCGGGCTGCTGTCGATGCTCTGCGTGGTGGTCACCCATGATCGACACGTCGCCCAGGCCTGCGATGTGGTCCTGCAGATGCGCCAGGGGCGCTTGCTGCCGATGCCGGCTGGAGGTTTGGATGACTGA
- a CDS encoding HlyD family efflux transporter periplasmic adaptor subunit, with the protein MLELGKVALRAPVRTLVFGWLICLFFFMLVALLVAGEYARKEEVQGRVLTRDVVRIASEGNAHVQEVLVVAGQSVRKDQPLLRIRPQEPENFSDGSGQTTATQSAERLDSLLADTHSDEAQAHDVYRTQRESLSLQIDQLQADLDLNARIEQSIQRRVAIAAGLQQRHERLAREGAVSEAALNEAIVRHETAQQNLASNQQGRAAARQRLLELQQRGSDAEHQLTLRLSDIARQRHELLERRETLRKHQQYVLLSPVDGVVDGVSVFAGGRAQAGQPMLLLRIDQPERAMPTVMLDVSPSSIGFASPGTPVIVRIDAYPYERYGVVKGRIVRSTASTYRDVPLGASADPPTEGAVYLVEVALDFSDPRTRIREHWLKDGMTLRGSLRLESLSLMEWLFLPVLKGSQRNPDYLPALMPNAAGQAT; encoded by the coding sequence ATGTTGGAACTCGGAAAGGTTGCTCTGCGGGCGCCCGTTCGGACCTTGGTGTTCGGCTGGTTGATCTGCCTGTTTTTTTTCATGCTGGTCGCGTTGTTGGTCGCCGGCGAGTATGCCCGCAAGGAAGAAGTACAGGGCCGGGTACTGACCCGCGATGTGGTGCGCATCGCCAGTGAAGGCAACGCTCACGTACAGGAAGTGCTGGTGGTGGCCGGGCAATCGGTGCGCAAGGACCAGCCGCTGCTGAGGATTCGACCTCAGGAGCCAGAAAATTTCAGTGATGGCAGTGGCCAGACCACTGCCACCCAAAGTGCCGAGCGACTGGACAGCCTGCTCGCCGACACTCACAGCGATGAAGCCCAGGCGCACGACGTGTACCGCACGCAGCGTGAATCCTTGAGCCTGCAGATCGACCAGTTACAGGCCGATCTGGATCTCAACGCCCGGATCGAACAATCGATCCAGCGCCGCGTCGCCATCGCCGCCGGTCTGCAGCAGCGCCATGAGCGTCTGGCCCGAGAGGGTGCGGTGTCCGAAGCGGCCCTCAACGAGGCCATCGTGCGCCACGAAACCGCTCAGCAGAATCTCGCCAGCAACCAACAGGGGCGAGCGGCGGCGCGCCAGCGGCTGCTCGAATTGCAGCAGCGCGGCAGCGACGCCGAACATCAGTTGACCTTGCGCCTCAGCGACATCGCCCGCCAGCGTCACGAACTGCTCGAACGCCGCGAAACCCTGCGCAAGCACCAGCAGTATGTATTGCTGTCACCGGTGGATGGCGTGGTCGATGGGGTCTCGGTATTCGCTGGCGGTCGGGCCCAGGCCGGTCAACCGATGCTGTTGCTGCGCATCGACCAGCCCGAGCGGGCGATGCCCACCGTGATGCTTGATGTCAGCCCCTCCAGCATCGGTTTCGCCAGCCCTGGCACGCCGGTGATCGTGCGCATCGACGCCTATCCCTATGAGCGTTATGGCGTGGTCAAGGGCCGCATCGTCCGCAGTACCGCGAGCACTTACCGCGATGTGCCGCTGGGCGCTTCGGCCGACCCACCGACGGAGGGCGCAGTGTATCTGGTGGAAGTGGCGCTGGATTTCAGCGATCCCCGCACGCGCATTCGTGAACACTGGCTCAAGGACGGCATGACCCTGCGCGGCTCGTTGCGTCTCGAATCGCTGAGCCTCATGGAGTGGCTGTTCCTGCCCGTACTCAAAGGCAGCCAGCGTAACCCCGACTATCTCCCGGCGCTGATGCCGAATGCTGCGGGGCAGGCGACATGA
- a CDS encoding heavy metal translocating P-type ATPase: MSRQHSDHPNEHEHEHEHEHSHDHDEHASAPAASCCEQKAAPFVSLKPVVREASHASHAGHDCSTHDHGHDHAPAPAQVQLSDATSPDAQLSQFRIAEMDCPTEQTLIHNRLGKLDGIEQLDFNLINRVLGVRHTLGSTEPIIQAIASLGMSAEPLSVDAQGKPVETLPPANKPWWPLALSGVAAFGAEVLHFSGAAPTWVIAIVALVAIFSGGLSTYKKGWIALKNFNLNINALMSIAVTGAVLIGQWPEAAMVMFLFTVAELIEAKSLDRARNAIGGLMRLTPETATVQQADGAWLDQPASAIALGALVRVKPGERIALDGTVRTGQSSVDQSPITGESLPVEKTTGDKLFAGTINQAGSLEYEVTAAAGDSTLARIIHAVEQAQGAKAPTQRFVDSFSRIYTPAVFILAVLVAVVPPLLMAAPWFDWLYRALVLLVVACPCALVISTPVTIVSGLAAAARKGILIKGGVYLESGHRLQVLALDKTGTLTHGKPVQTDMQLLVSAAADAPLIAASLARRSDHPVSLAIAREAQSQSAQWLDVQTFTALPGRGVKGEVNGQLYHLGNHRLVEDLGLCSTELEAKLDVLERQGKSVIVLCDSQRPLVLFAVADTVKDSSREAIEQLHALGIKTLMLTGDNSHTAAAIAREVGIDEARGDLLPEDKLQVIESLSGEGRQVGMVGDGINDAPALARADVGFAMAAAGTDTAIETADVALMDDDLRKIPAFIRLSRQTRSVLVQNIVLALVIKAVFLVITFAGMATLWMAVFADMGVSLLVVFNGLRLLRR, translated from the coding sequence ATGAGCCGTCAGCACAGCGACCATCCTAACGAGCACGAGCACGAGCACGAGCACGAGCATTCTCATGACCATGATGAGCACGCCTCGGCGCCTGCAGCTTCCTGCTGCGAGCAAAAAGCTGCGCCGTTCGTATCCCTCAAGCCCGTCGTGCGCGAGGCCAGCCACGCCAGCCACGCTGGCCATGATTGCAGCACTCATGACCATGGCCACGATCACGCCCCGGCTCCCGCGCAGGTCCAGCTCAGCGACGCCACCAGCCCCGACGCCCAGCTCAGCCAGTTCCGCATCGCCGAGATGGACTGCCCGACCGAGCAAACCCTGATCCATAACCGCCTGGGCAAGCTCGACGGTATCGAACAGCTGGATTTCAACCTGATCAACCGCGTGCTTGGCGTTCGCCATACGCTGGGCAGCACCGAGCCGATCATCCAGGCGATCGCCTCGCTGGGCATGAGTGCCGAGCCGCTAAGCGTCGACGCGCAAGGCAAACCCGTGGAAACGCTGCCGCCCGCCAACAAGCCGTGGTGGCCATTGGCGTTGTCCGGCGTCGCGGCGTTTGGCGCCGAAGTGCTGCATTTCTCGGGGGCAGCGCCCACCTGGGTCATTGCTATCGTTGCACTGGTGGCGATCTTCAGCGGTGGTCTGAGCACCTATAAAAAGGGCTGGATTGCGCTCAAGAACTTCAACCTCAATATCAATGCCTTGATGAGCATCGCGGTCACCGGCGCGGTGTTGATCGGTCAATGGCCGGAAGCGGCGATGGTGATGTTCCTGTTCACCGTGGCCGAGTTGATCGAGGCCAAGTCGCTGGACCGGGCCCGCAACGCCATTGGCGGGTTGATGCGGTTGACCCCAGAGACCGCCACCGTGCAGCAGGCCGATGGCGCGTGGCTTGACCAACCGGCCAGCGCGATCGCCTTGGGTGCGCTGGTGCGGGTCAAGCCCGGCGAGCGCATCGCCCTCGATGGCACCGTGCGCACCGGGCAATCGAGCGTCGACCAGTCGCCTATTACCGGCGAAAGCCTGCCGGTGGAAAAGACCACCGGCGACAAACTGTTCGCCGGCACCATCAACCAGGCCGGCTCGCTGGAGTATGAAGTCACCGCTGCAGCTGGCGATTCCACCTTGGCGCGCATCATTCATGCGGTCGAGCAGGCTCAGGGCGCCAAGGCACCTACGCAACGTTTCGTCGACAGTTTCTCGCGCATCTACACCCCGGCGGTGTTCATTCTGGCGGTGCTGGTGGCGGTGGTGCCGCCGCTGTTGATGGCCGCGCCCTGGTTCGACTGGCTGTACCGGGCGTTGGTATTGCTGGTCGTGGCCTGCCCCTGCGCGCTGGTGATCTCCACCCCGGTGACCATCGTCAGCGGCCTGGCCGCCGCGGCGCGCAAGGGCATCCTCATAAAGGGCGGGGTATACCTTGAAAGCGGTCATCGCCTGCAAGTGCTGGCGCTGGACAAGACCGGCACGCTGACCCACGGCAAACCGGTGCAGACCGACATGCAACTGCTGGTTTCTGCTGCCGCCGATGCGCCCCTGATCGCTGCCAGCCTGGCGCGGCGTTCGGATCACCCGGTGTCGCTGGCCATCGCCCGCGAGGCGCAGAGCCAATCGGCACAATGGCTGGACGTGCAAACGTTCACGGCATTGCCGGGGCGTGGCGTGAAAGGCGAGGTCAACGGCCAGCTGTATCACCTGGGCAACCACCGTTTGGTGGAAGACCTGGGCCTGTGTTCGACCGAGCTGGAAGCCAAGCTGGACGTGCTGGAGCGTCAAGGCAAAAGCGTTATCGTGCTGTGTGACAGCCAGCGGCCGTTGGTGCTGTTCGCCGTGGCCGATACCGTCAAGGACAGCAGCCGCGAAGCCATCGAGCAGTTGCACGCCTTGGGTATCAAGACCCTGATGCTCACCGGCGACAATAGCCACACTGCCGCCGCGATCGCCCGCGAGGTCGGCATTGACGAGGCCCGTGGCGACCTGCTGCCCGAGGACAAGCTGCAGGTCATCGAGAGTTTGAGCGGCGAAGGTCGCCAGGTCGGCATGGTCGGCGACGGCATCAACGATGCCCCCGCCCTGGCGCGCGCCGACGTCGGGTTCGCCATGGCGGCAGCCGGTACGGATACCGCCATCGAAACTGCGGATGTCGCGCTGATGGACGACGATCTGCGCAAGATTCCGGCATTTATCCGCCTCTCGCGCCAGACCCGCAGCGTGCTGGTGCAGAACATCGTGCTGGCGCTGGTGATCAAGGCGGTGTTCCTGGTGATCACTTTCGCCGGCATGGCCACGTTGTGGATGGCCGTGTTCGCCGACATGGGGGTCAGCTTGCTGGTGGTATTCAACGGGCTGCGCCTGCTGCGGCGGTAG
- the cadR gene encoding Cd(II)/Pb(II)-responsive transcriptional regulator, whose translation MKIGELAKATDCPVETIRYYEREGLLPEPARSDGNYRVYTQAHVERLTFIRNCRILDMTLEEIRSLLNLRDSPQDRCESVNHLIDDHIQHVSARIEGLMALQQQLVELRQRCGSEADHDPCGILQRLEVTGAVTVPEAEHSHVGRSHGH comes from the coding sequence ATGAAAATCGGCGAACTGGCCAAGGCCACCGACTGCCCGGTAGAAACCATCCGCTATTACGAACGCGAAGGCCTGTTGCCCGAGCCCGCCCGCAGCGACGGCAACTATCGGGTATACACCCAGGCCCACGTCGAGCGCCTGACGTTCATCCGTAACTGCCGCATCCTCGACATGACCCTCGAAGAAATCCGCAGCCTGCTCAACTTGCGCGACAGCCCTCAAGACCGCTGCGAAAGCGTCAACCACCTGATCGACGACCACATCCAGCACGTCAGCGCCCGCATCGAAGGCCTCATGGCCCTGCAACAGCAGCTCGTGGAGCTACGCCAGCGCTGCGGCAGCGAGGCTGATCACGACCCATGCGGCATCCTCCAACGCCTGGAAGTGACCGGCGCGGTCACCGTGCCGGAGGCAGAGCATTCACATGTGGGACGCAGTCATGGGCATTGA